Within Mycobacterium heckeshornense, the genomic segment GCGCCAGATGCGCCGGGTGGTGGCGCCACTGGCGCGCACCCTGGCCACCCGGCTGGCCGCCCGCCGGCGTCGCACCCGCGCCGGGGCCATCGACCTGCGCAAAACCCTGCGCAAGTCGATGTCCACCGGCGGTGTGCCCATCGACGTGGTGTTGCGTAAGCCGCGCCCGGCCCGGCCCGAACTGGTGGTGCTCTGCGACGTGTCGGGCTCGGTGGCCGGGTTCAGCCACTTCACCCTGCTGCTGGTTCATGCGCTGCGCCAACAATTTTCGCGGGTGCGGGTATTTGCGTTCATCGACACCACCGACGAGGTGACGCACCTCTTCGGACCCGACGCCGACCTGGCGGTGGCGATCCAGCGCATCACCCGCGAAGCCGGTGTCTACACCCGCGACGGGCATTCCGACTACGGCAACGCGTTCGTCTCGTTCACCGAGCAGTTCCACAATGTGCTTTCCCCGCGCAGCTCGCTGCTGGTGCTCGGCGACGGCCGCACCAACTACCGTGACCCGGCGATCGACGTGTTGGCGCACATGGTGACCGCCAGCCGTCACGCGCACTGGCTCAACCCCGAGCCCAGACACCTGTGGGGCAGCGGGGACTCGGCCGCGCCGCGCTACCAGGACGTGATCACCATGTACGAGTGCCGGTCGGCCAAGCAGCTGGCCGCGGTGATCGATCAGCTGTTGCCGGTCTAGTCTTGGCGCCAAACGGTTCTCAAGTGATCAGCTCAGCGTCCACGTCGAGCGCCCGGTAGACCTCGAGCGCACGATGGTCGCGGGTCGCGAGCGTGAGCCGGTGCTCGTGGGCGACGGCGCCGACGAGCGCGTCGTAGACCGACCCGCCCGCGATGCCTGCAGTGCCGAGTGCGGCCAAGAGCGAGGCCGCGGCCTGGGGGCCGAGAAATCTGGTTTCGGGGAACGACTTGGCAAGCAACTGTGCCACGGTCGCCGGCGTCCGGCGAGCCGGCGGCGGTAGGCGGGTCAGCACGGAGAACGTCTCGAACGCAGCGTGGCCCGCGAGTCCCCAGCGCCGGTCACGTAGCGCGTGGAAGGCATTTTCATGGTGGTCGTGATCGGCGACCACCAGTGCGACCGCGACGCTCGTGTCAACGAGAACCGTCGCTTTTTTACCGCTGGCCGGCATCGCGCAGGGCCCGGACGAGGTCGTCGTTGATGTCTACGCCGCCGGCGGGTATGACAAGACGGCCCTCGCGCTCGTCGAGCGAGTCGCCGGCGATCGGCTCGACGCGCAGTGCCGCGCCATCAGTGGTCACCTCCACCTCACCGGGCCTCAGGCCCAGATGGTCGCGGAGCGGCTTTGGAATAACCAAGCGTCCTGCCTTGTCAATGGTTGCACGCATGCCTAAAAGTTACCATCTCAGGATCGGGACACCGCTCCAGTAAGCTGGCAAGTCGTGCAAAAGCGGCGTCGCAGACTCGGCGTGATGGGTGGGACGTTCGACCCCATCCACAACGGCCACCTGGTCGCCGCCAGCGAAGTAGCCGACCTGTTCGCGCTCGACGAAGTCGTCTTCGTGCCGACCGGCCAGCCCTGGCAAAAAGACCGGCACGTCAGCGCCGCCGAAGACCGTTACCTGATGACCGTCATCGCCACCGCCTCCAATCCCCGCTTTTCGGTCAGCCGGGTCGACATCGACCGCGGCGGCCCCACCTACACCAAAGACACCCTGCGCGATCTGCATGCAATCAACCCGGATTGCGAGCTGTACTTCATCACCGGCGCCGACGCACTGACATCGATTCTGTCGTGGCAGGACTGGGCGGACCTGTTTGCGATGGCGCGGTTCATCGGGGTGAGCCGGCCGGGCTACGACCTGGGCCGCGAGCACCTCGCGGAGGTTCTCGACGGCCTGCCCGACGACGCCCTGACGTTGGTCGAGGTGCCCGCGCTGGCGATCTCGTCGACGGACTGCCGCCGCCGTGCCGAGGAGCACCGCCCGCTGTGGTACCTGATGCCCGACGGCGTCGTCCAATACGTGTCCAAGCGACGGCTGTACAGCAAGCCGGGGGACCAGGCGTGACGGCCAGCCGG encodes:
- a CDS encoding type II toxin-antitoxin system VapC family toxin; protein product: MPASGKKATVLVDTSVAVALVVADHDHHENAFHALRDRRWGLAGHAAFETFSVLTRLPPPARRTPATVAQLLAKSFPETRFLGPQAAASLLAALGTAGIAGGSVYDALVGAVAHEHRLTLATRDHRALEVYRALDVDAELIT
- a CDS encoding AbrB/MazE/SpoVT family DNA-binding domain-containing protein: MRATIDKAGRLVIPKPLRDHLGLRPGEVEVTTDGAALRVEPIAGDSLDEREGRLVIPAGGVDINDDLVRALRDAGQR
- the nadD gene encoding nicotinate-nucleotide adenylyltransferase → MQKRRRRLGVMGGTFDPIHNGHLVAASEVADLFALDEVVFVPTGQPWQKDRHVSAAEDRYLMTVIATASNPRFSVSRVDIDRGGPTYTKDTLRDLHAINPDCELYFITGADALTSILSWQDWADLFAMARFIGVSRPGYDLGREHLAEVLDGLPDDALTLVEVPALAISSTDCRRRAEEHRPLWYLMPDGVVQYVSKRRLYSKPGDQA